The following are from one region of the Pocillopora verrucosa isolate sample1 chromosome 3, ASM3666991v2, whole genome shotgun sequence genome:
- the LOC131799466 gene encoding octopamine receptor beta-1R-like has product MLNSELPSRSLPVVITEASVCIALCIISVIGNSLVCMATCRNSNLRSTTNLYIIALAVSDLLCGIVQMPLTSATLIIGRWVFGDALCQFEGFVSVFTYYVTPATLGLTAFNRYMKIVKTSHYKKIFSPRRSKIWLSFLWLSFALYLLIVRVTNWVKIDFIQGYAGCSFDYPSSESQIFHYCITIGLLFVLPLCVGIFSYYKIFLKTHEHQQNVVPSLRNCTDNTAVSNTVKEIKLTRMLILVAAGFLCCWIPMWALVLWFRFSPETSSRITALLVTFLFYLSASINPIIYAFTNGEFQREFRKLLCCRRERSRIVLKKAAAFTGNDLVEREEQEANF; this is encoded by the coding sequence ATGTTAAACTCAGAGCTACCAAGTCGAAGCTTACCTGTTGTCATAACTGAGGCAAGTGTTTGTATTGCATTGTGCATCATAAGCGTCATTGGAAACAGTCTGGTTTGTATGGCAACATGCAGAAACTCCAACCTGCGATCAACCACCAACCTGTATATCATTGCTTTAGCTGTCAGCGATCTGCTGTGTGGAATAGTACAGATGCCGTTAACTTCTGCCACGTTGATCATCGGAAGATGGGTCTTTGGCGACGCCCTATGCCAATTTGAAGGCTTTGTTTCCGTATTTACCTATTATGTTACCCCAGCAACCCTTGGTTTGACAGCGTTTAACCGTTACATGAAAATTGTAAAGACAAGCCATTACAAGAAGATTTTTTCGCCCCGCAGATCTAAGATATGGTTGAgtttcttgtggctttcctTTGCACTTTACCTGCTGATTGTCCGTGTCACAAATTGGGTTAAAATCGATTTTATTCAAGGCTACGCAGGGTGCTCCTTTGATTACCCAAGTAGTGAAAGTCAAATCTTTCATTATTGCATCACTATTGGATTACTTTTTGTCTTACCGTTGTGTGTCGGCATTTTCAGTTATTATAAGATATTTCTGAAAACCCATGAGCATCAACAGAATGTAGTGCCATCGCTACGGAACTGTACTGACAATACTGCAGTAAGCAACACAGTGAAAGAAATAAAGCTTACTCGAATGTTGATCCTTGTGGCAGCGGGATTTTTGTGTTGCTGGATACCAATGTGGGCACTTGTCCTCTGGTTTCGTTTTTCCCCTGAGACCAGCTCAAGAATTACAGCATTGCTtgtcacttttttattttatttgagtGCTTCAATCAATCCTATTATTTATGCTTTCACAAATGGCGAGTTCCAAAGGGAATTTCGCAAACTGCTGTGTTGCCGCCGTGAAAGGTCAAGAATTGTGCTAAAGAAAGCTGCTGCGTTTACTGGTAACGACCTCGTCGAACGAGAGGAACAAGAAGCAAACTTTTAA